Part of the Sandaracinaceae bacterium genome, GGTCCTGCGTCGAGAGCCGGCACGCTTGGCCGCGCTCCTGGCGCGCGAGGCCCGCATCTGATCGTCGGATCGCGCGGCGCACAACGATCAAGAGCGCCCCGACGGTCTGTTTCCGTCGAGGCGCTCTTTGTTCTACCTCCCACCGGGCGGCCCCGCGCCGCCGCCAAGCGACACTGCCAGGCGACGAGACGGGGCTGGGCTACGGCGGCGGCTCCACAGATTGGGTGGTGACGCGCGGAAAGCCCGCGACGCGGACACCCATCTCATGGGGCGCCCGCCGGGAACGCTCAGGCCGCCGGAGCAGCCGGAGGAGCCTTCTTGGTCGCCGGCTTCTTGGCAGCCTTCTTGGCGGCCTTCTTCGGAGCAGCCTTCTTGGCGGCCTTCTTCGGAGCAGCCTTCTTGGCGGCCTTCTTCGGAGCAGCCTTCTTGGCGGCCTTCTTGGCGGCCTTCTTCGGGGCGGCCTTCTTGGCGGCCTTCTTGGCGGCCTTCTTCGGAGCAGCCTTCTTGGCGGCCTTCTTCGGGGCAGCCTTCTTGGCGGCCTTCTTCGGGGCAGCCTTCTTGGCGGCCTTCTTGGGAGCGGTTGTCTTCTTGGTAGCCATAGTGGACCTCCTCCAGATGGGGTCAGCAGAACGAACGTACCGTATTGTCACGTCACGTCACGTGTCAAGCACAAGCGAACATAATTTATACATAACTTCGTGTCTTTTGACCCAGAAAGGAGCCATATATCGCAACAAGCGATTGAAATTGCTCACTTTTGAGAAAACGTCGAAAAAGAGAAAATTCGACGTGTCGAGGGCGATCCATGGGGCTGTCCCCCGATCCGGGCCTCGCTCGGACGCGACGAGACCGAGAGCTCGTGCGACGAGCCCGGCCGTGCGTTGACACCTCCGATCTCGGCTCGTACCGTGCGCGCAACCTGGAGATCGACCATGTCCGCACTTCCCTATCGATACGCCCGCGCCCTACCCCTCGTCGCCGCGCTCACCATCACCGCGTGTGGCCCATCTCAAGAGGAGCTGGACGCCGAGCGCGCCCGTGTTCAGGAGCTGCAGGCCGAGCTGGAGACGGCCAACGCCCAGCGGGCCGAGGTCGATGCCCGCCTGGCGCAGCTCACCGAGCAGAACGCGGATCTCTCCCAGCGCCTGCGGGCTCTCGGCCAGAACGTCGAGGAGCTGGAGGGGGAGCGCACCGATCTGGCCGCCAACCTGGCCCAGACGCGTCGGGCCCTGGAGGAGCTACGCGAGCGTGAGCGCCAGGCCCAGGCGCGCGTGGCAACCTTCCGCAGCTTGATCGAGCGCTTCCGGTCCATGATCGAGAGCGGCCGGCTGCGTGTGCGCATCGTTCGCAACCGAATGGTCGTCGAGCTGCCCACGGGCATCCTGTTCGACTCGGCCCGCTCGGAGCTCAAGCCCGAGGGCCTCTCGACGCTCGACGAGGTCACGGCCGTCCTCACGGAGATCGACAACCGCGAGTTCCAGATCGCCGGCCACACAGACAACCTCCCCATCCACAACCGCAACTTCCGCGACAACTGGGAGCTGTCCACCGAACGCGCCGTGGTCGTCGCTCGCTACATGATCTCCCAGGGGGTGCCCGCCAACCGCATCTCTGCGGCTGGTCACGCGGACACCCAGCCCATGGCGTCGAACGAAACGGAAGAGGGTCGAGCCCTGAACCGGCGCATCGAGATCGTTCTGCTGCCGAACCTGGACGAGCTGCCCGACCTGACCTCCCTCGAGCAGTGACGCACAAAGCTGAACTGGCGTTCAGCTTTGTTTGACGAAACCTCCGTCATCCGGTAACATAGACCGGCTTCAGGTGCCCCTCAGGGTCCCTGAGGCTTTGGTATTCGGCGCGATCGTCTTCACCCCACGAGCCGCCCCGAGGCACGACGCGTGGCCCTTCCGAAGCCCCCGCTCGGACGTAAACCATAGCGATTACATACGTTTTATCTTGAGGGAGCCCTCATGCAGACGCAGCACCAGTTCAAGGTGGGCGACAAGGCCGTATACCCCGCCCGCGGCGTGGCCGAGATCGTGGCCATCGAAGAGCGCGACATCGGTGGGAACAAGATGCAGTTCTACATCCTGCAGGTGCTGGGGCACGATCCGAGCGGTCCGACCGGCGCGGACAAGATCATGGTGCCCGTGAGCAACGCCAAGAACGTCGGCCTGCGCTCGCTCCTGTCCGAAGAGGACATCTCCGACATCTTCGAGATCTTGAACGAAGAGCCCGTGGCCTTCGACAACCAGACCTGGAACCGCCGCTATCGGGGGTTCATGGACAAGATCAAGACGGGCTCTCCTTTCGACGCAGCCGAAGTCATGCGCGATCTGTACCGCTTGCGTTGCGAGAAGAACCTCTCGTTCGGCGAGCGCCGCATGCTGGAGACCGCCCGAAACCTCATCGTCAAAGAGATCTCGGTCGCCCGCGGCCGCGACGAAGAAAAGATCCAGGCCGAGATCGAGTCGATCTTCGACGAAGCGGTCTGACCTGCCATCCGCCTCCAGCGCCAGCCGCACAGTGACGAATAATGTTCGTCCGTCTACATCTGCGCGGCGGCATCGTATATCCTGCGGTCGCGAGATGGTTGTTCCTCATTCCAGCGTCGATGTGACGGAACGCGTATGCGTCTCCGGTCGCGCCACGGGCGACACGCACGACCGCCGGAGGGTGCGGATGGTTATCGCGACTGTGTGGTCGCGATACACCCGACACGCCACAACCTCGCGTACGTTCCACTCCTCGTGCCGGCGGATCCGCTCCCTCGAGCCCCTGGCGCGCTCACCACGACGCTCACTGCCTCTTCCCGAGCGTCCCCCAAAGGTCTCTGCATGGCGAACAACAGTCTGCTCATCAACGTGGACATCGGTGAAACGCGGGTCGCGCTCATCGAAGACGGGCTCCTGGGGGAGCTGTATGTAGAGCGCAAACGCGACCGCTCGCCGGTCGGCAACATCTACCTGGGCAAGGTCACGCGCGTGCTGCCAGGGATGCAGGCCGCGTTCGTGGACGTGGGGTTGGACCGCGCCGCGTTCTTGCACGTCGAAGACCTCCTCCCGGCCACGGACCCCAGCGCCCGGACGTCCACGGACGAGGACGCGAGCGACCTGCTGGACGCCGACGACGTGGAGGACAAGGGTGCCCAAGGAGCGGCGAAGAACCGCTCCACAAACAGCCAGCGCGTCTCCCGCAGCACGCCCATCCGCGAGGTGGTCCGCGAAGGGCAGAACATCCTGGTGCAGGTCTCCAAGGGGCCCATCAGCACCAAGGGCGCGCGCGTCACGGCGCACGTCGCGCTGCCCGGGCGCTATGCGGTCTACATGCCCACCATCGACCACGTGGGCGTGTCCAAGCGCATCGGCAAAGACCAGGAGCGCAAGCGCCTCAAAGAGGTCATCGACGCCATCAAGCCTCCCGAGGGAGGCGTCGTGGTGCGGACGCTCGCGGCGGGGCTCACCAAGAAGAAGCTCAAGTCGGACATCGGCTACCTCGTCAAGGTCTGGGAGAAGACCACCGAGAAGCAGAAGACCGTCAAGCGCGCGCCCACGCTGCTCTACGAAGAGCCGGACATCATCCTGCGCACCGCGCGTGACATGTTCACCGAAGAGATCGGCGAGATCATCATCGACGATCCCAAGGAGTATCAGCGGCTCAAGGAGTTCCTCGAGCTGTTCCTCCCCGAGCGCGCCGGCGATGTGAAGCTCTACGAGGGGGACGACCCGCTGTTCGACGAGTTCGGCGTGGAAG contains:
- a CDS encoding Rne/Rng family ribonuclease — its product is MANNSLLINVDIGETRVALIEDGLLGELYVERKRDRSPVGNIYLGKVTRVLPGMQAAFVDVGLDRAAFLHVEDLLPATDPSARTSTDEDASDLLDADDVEDKGAQGAAKNRSTNSQRVSRSTPIREVVREGQNILVQVSKGPISTKGARVTAHVALPGRYAVYMPTIDHVGVSKRIGKDQERKRLKEVIDAIKPPEGGVVVRTLAAGLTKKKLKSDIGYLVKVWEKTTEKQKTVKRAPTLLYEEPDIILRTARDMFTEEIGEIIIDDPKEYQRLKEFLELFLPERAGDVKLYEGDDPLFDEFGVEEEITRALSRKVPLPSGGYLIIDQAEALTAIDVNTGRFTGKGKDVAETIFQTNLEAVNEIAYQLRFRNIGGIIVLDFIDMEKAAHRDKVYKAFLKALKKDKAKTTAVRISELGLVEMTRKRTRESLGRTLYEPCFFCDGTGQLMSKTTICHEIFRQMRREKDALPGYKITISAHPAVCDLLEREEKKALEEAAKRLQRRIVLRPRRDYHLEQFDLAAD
- a CDS encoding CarD family transcriptional regulator, whose protein sequence is MQTQHQFKVGDKAVYPARGVAEIVAIEERDIGGNKMQFYILQVLGHDPSGPTGADKIMVPVSNAKNVGLRSLLSEEDISDIFEILNEEPVAFDNQTWNRRYRGFMDKIKTGSPFDAAEVMRDLYRLRCEKNLSFGERRMLETARNLIVKEISVARGRDEEKIQAEIESIFDEAV
- a CDS encoding OmpA family protein; its protein translation is MSALPYRYARALPLVAALTITACGPSQEELDAERARVQELQAELETANAQRAEVDARLAQLTEQNADLSQRLRALGQNVEELEGERTDLAANLAQTRRALEELRERERQAQARVATFRSLIERFRSMIESGRLRVRIVRNRMVVELPTGILFDSARSELKPEGLSTLDEVTAVLTEIDNREFQIAGHTDNLPIHNRNFRDNWELSTERAVVVARYMISQGVPANRISAAGHADTQPMASNETEEGRALNRRIEIVLLPNLDELPDLTSLEQ